The Podospora bellae-mahoneyi strain CBS 112042 chromosome 7, whole genome shotgun sequence genomic sequence CACCAAGGGGGCGATTGGACATTTGCTTGGAGCGGCTGGCTCGATCGAAGCTGTCTTTTCCATTCTTGCCATTCGAGACGTAAGTTCTCCCTGTCCAGACACCTATCTTACGTACAAACTGACAACTTCAGAACGTCGTCCCGCCCACATTGAACCTGAAGAGACCAGATGTTGGACCACAGTTCAACTTTGTTCCCCACGAAgcgcagcagaagaaggtcaaggtGGCCGTGTCAAACAGCTTCGGCTTCGGAGGAACCAATGCCTCGCTGGTATTTTCCCAGCTGGACTAACTGCATAATACAAAACTGTAACAATTACACAAATGAATTCAAGTGTGAGacgtcctcttcttttgttcGAGACAAATATCTCACCCTCACATTGTCCAAGCTTCAAGCCACTGCATCATGTATGACTTTTCCGccactcaaccccaacagcaacaaatGGTTTCGTGGTGTAGTTGGTTATCACGTCAGTCTAACACACTGAAGGTCTCCAGTTCGAGCCTGGACGAAATCAGAACCATTTCGGCAGGACTCATAAATCCCGCAAACTTCTCTTTTTGCCCCCCTGGTTGAAACTATTCCCCTGGATATCCCTACATTGTCGACCCTAACCCTTATCAACAAAAGCTCCCTCCAACGCCAAGACAACTTTTTTCGAATCAAAGCTCCTTTGAGCTCCATGACGTTGAGCTTGGAAGCTCCCATATCCCTCCCTCCGCAACAAACCCTTAGAAACACAATAATGGCGACCTCAAGTTGCTGTCGCGCCAGCCTATCAAGGCGACCAATCTCGATACTAGGTCAAATACACCCAACATCCACCCAAACAAGCAGAATTCTCTCTTCACAATGCGCCCGCGCAGCagtctcctccccagcatcaccatgtagcagcaccaccaaaagacccctccacaccacccccaaaccccaaatcTCCCTCGCCGAGATCCTCAAAAAAACCGGCATAGCCCAGACCACGGGCAGGTCCTACATGATCTACCAAGCCACCGAGCAGCTCCACAAAGCCTGCGCCGCCCAGGCAGAGTACACCATCGACCCCGAAGACAGGAAGGCGTCCAAGCTGAAGCACACTCCCgacggggaggagattgggaggagcgggggtggtggtggggagggaggttctGCCAAGGGGGGTGTCTGGCATGAGGGTTTTGTTTCCCCCCTTCTatcccaccaacccaactACATGCTAATGTGATGGACAGAAATGGGACTACTACCAACATTCAGTACATGGTCCCAGGTCACCATGCTACACATGtacctcctcgtcgtccgcTTCCGCGACATGCCCAAGATCCAACAAACGACCTTTCAGGACGGGCTTGTAAACCATTTCTTTTACGAGGCGGAGGCAAAGATGGATCTGGTGCATAATCTCACGTCGAGGGTGATTAGGCAGAAGTATCTGAAGGATTTGTTTGTGCagtggagggggttggtgctggcgTATGATGAGGCATTGGCCAAGGATAGCGATGCTGTTTTGGCCGGGGCGGTTTGGAGGAATTTGTACAAGGCTGACGAAAATGTGGAcgtgaggaggttggcggcggcggtggggtatatgaggagggggatggcggATTTGGCGCataagggggaggaggatttggtgatgaaggggaagagggtgtttgatgagTGGGGGGGTGTGAAGGCCgagttgaggggggtggacgTGCCGAGTTCGCAGGTGAAGGGGCTGATGGATGCGGAGGGGTTGAGCAGTAGTGAGCCGGCTGTGAAGGAAGGGGTGAAAGGGTCGAGGTTTGGTTCTTGAGGGGAAAGAAGGCGGGGGGAGTGTACGATATATGGAATGTATTATATGCCGACCAACACAGTACAAAAACCGCCATCGTTATACGTTCCGTGCCGTGAGCCTAatcaaccctctcccacatctCAAACTCATACCCCGTCTCGTCGTCTgtcccctccttttccacctgTCGTCCCCTgggcacctcctccccaacccactcATCCATTTTTTGCTGTTCCACCCTCTGccattcccctccctccttgagctccaACGGGAAAACAGCATcacactcccactccctctccaccctcgtcAACAAAATCCGCCTCGTCTCTCTCAACCCGAGCGCAGCTTTATAGATCTCCGCCCCACCGATaacaaacaccctccccgcttcccccttcccgtccTCCCTAACCCACTGCAGCGCCTTTTCCAGAGATCCAGCCCAGAGTGATTTGTCTTCCCGTTTTTCAACCCCCCCGATGGAACGACTGACAACTATATTTAACCTGTCTGGCAGAGGGCGAAACTTTGCCGGGATGGAGTCCCATGTCTTGCGTCCCATGATGACGACGTTCTGAACactgggggaaggggagcgTTTGGTGACGCGGGCAAAGTAGGCCATTTCTTTCTTGAGGGAGGGCCAGGGGAGGGTGCCGGAGAGGCCGATGCCcattttgggggtggaggcgaggatgagggttaATTCTCTCATATTTTGGCTGTTTTGTAAGAGAAATGATAtgtttgggggttgaggtcGGGACGGGTGAAAGGTCGTGTGGAATGAATCAGGTGCACGAGGAACGAGAAAATGTGGAGCGGGAGAAAAAGGTGTGAAATGGGGTGGTGTgattggctggtggtgtcttTGAGATGACAACTTTTCGGGGAGGTTAGGTGAGCGTTATGGATGGATACAAAGTTGAACAGATGTGTGCTCTGCAAGACATCGAGGTGATTATGGAGGTTATGAGCTTTTGTTCAGAGCTTTGACGAGTTGATTTCCATGCTTCTTGAATCTGGTGATTTGCATTTCAGCTGACCCAGGCTATCATGCAAAGATCAACTATATATACAAGTGTGTTGATACAATTTTCTATCTCCCCACCTCACACACCAGCTTATGGATTCACGGAATTCGGCCTAATAGGCAACAACCTATCCATCGCCCTCCCGTCATCCAACGCCCACCCACCCGTCGTGTCCAACTTGTACGTCACCCCACCAACCACGATCTTGGTGAAGCCCTCCCTGCTGAACGACCTCACAATGCCCGGCCACACTCCCTTGAAAGCCTTCTTGGCGTCCCTGAACGGAGCGGTGAGGAGATGGTTCATGGTGtactccctctccttcttggccgcctcaaTAGCGGCCCTCTGCCTCCTGACCTGCTCAGCCACGCTCAACGGCTCCTCGACCGCAACGCCGATCCGCTTGTTGTACTCAAACATGCTGCTCATCCGGAAGGGCAGCTCAATCTCGTGAGGCATGTagagcttcttctttggcttcAGAAAGGGGAACATCCTCTGGGTGGTTACTTCGATGTACAGGGGACCCTGGCCGGAGGGTTTGGCGGCTGCTttgacgagggaggaggaggaggaggagacggcggtgatggtcttGATGATGCGGCCGGTGCCCATGATGAAGTAGGTTgccatggcggccatggcgagGCAGATGACGCCGTAGGCGTGGGGGATCCACCATGCCAGGCCTTCGGGGGGGTGGAGCTGGATGGTCCAGTAGTGGTAGACGGAGTAGGAGATGCAGAACATGCCTGAGGCAAAGCAGCCGGTGCGGAACcagaggtgggagggggattcATAGAGGAGGGTCCGGGGTTTTTGGGCGATGATGTTGGCgtaggaggagggaggggcgCGGGttgaggcgaggaggggggagatggagggttTGGGGACTGATTGGGTTGGTTTTACTAGGAGGGAGGGTCtgggggctggtggtgtaggGACTTTTGGTTTAGGGGCTTTCTTCaggaggcggagggaggtggtgaagaagcgggtttggaggggtggtggtgtgcatTTGCAGGATGAGAGTTGGGTTTGGCGAAGGGTGAAGAAGTGCCATTGAGCCGGCAGGCCtcgggagaaggaggccatcTAAGGAGATATTAGTTCGGATATTATTTGTATTAGTTTCCTGAAATCTAGAAGCTATATCATACCTTGAGTAAAGGCGGTGCAATTGGCTGGCCACTTACACGATGATGTAGAGGCCTTGTCACTTTACGGCACCAGCCAAAAAATGTCGGTGCCGGCGCAATGTTTCGGCGACAGGTGCAGCTTGGCGTCAGTTGCGATAAAAGAGATTAGATTACGATTAGATGCGGGACGGCTTCTCCCGAGCTGAGGTGACAAACAAGGAACATGGGGGTCGACGGCGTGGGAGGAAGTGGGTTTCTCGGTCGCATTCCTTGGACCCTGGCCCTTGAAGCTGTCGACTGGATCCATCAAAAATGTTTAGTCGCAGGTGGCCCAAGCTTTTTGGTGGCTCCCCAACCGTTCTTGAAGCTGGCACTTTGGATACATAATCCCAGCTCCCTTCTTCGAGACCCTTTGAAAGGTCCCCACGTTCGCAACCTCGTCGGAGT encodes the following:
- a CDS encoding hypothetical protein (EggNog:ENOG503P6HT), with translation MASFSRGLPAQWHFFTLRQTQLSSCKCTPPPLQTRFFTTSLRLLKKAPKPKVPTPPAPRPSLLVKPTQSVPKPSISPLLASTRAPPSSYANIIAQKPRTLLYESPSHLWFRTGCFASGMFCISYSVYHYWTIQLHPPEGLAWWIPHAYGVICLAMAAMATYFIMGTGRIIKTITAVSSSSSSLVKAAAKPSGQGPLYIEVTTQRMFPFLKPKKKLYMPHEIELPFRMSSMFEYNKRIGVAVEEPLSVAEQVRRQRAAIEAAKKEREYTMNHLLTAPFRDAKKAFKGVWPGIVRSFSREGFTKIVVGGVTYKLDTTGGWALDDGRAMDRLLPIRPNSVNP
- the cbp3 gene encoding Serine carboxypeptidase 3 (EggNog:ENOG503P27E; COG:C), producing the protein MTLSLEAPISLPPQQTLRNTIMATSSCCRASLSRRPISILGQIHPTSTQTSRILSSQCARAAVSSPASPCSSTTKRPLHTTPKPQISLAEILKKTGIAQTTGRSYMIYQATEQLHKACAAQAEYTIDPEDRKASKLKHTPDGEEIGRSGGGGGEGGSAKGGVWHEEMGLLPTFSTWSQVTMLHMYLLVVRFRDMPKIQQTTFQDGLVNHFFYEAEAKMDLVHNLTSRVIRQKYLKDLFVQWRGLVLAYDEALAKDSDAVLAGAVWRNLYKADENVDVRRLAAAVGYMRRGMADLAHKGEEDLVMKGKRVFDEWGGVKAELRGVDVPSSQVKGLMDAEGLSSSEPAVKEGVKGSRFGS
- a CDS encoding hypothetical protein (EggNog:ENOG503P56D; COG:H), giving the protein MRELTLILASTPKMGIGLSGTLPWPSLKKEMAYFARVTKRSPSPSVQNVVIMGRKTWDSIPAKFRPLPDRLNIVVSRSIGGVEKREDKSLWAGSLEKALQWVREDGKGEAGRVFVIGGAEIYKAALGLRETRRILLTRVEREWECDAVFPLELKEGGEWQRVEQQKMDEWVGEEVPRGRQVEKEGTDDETGYEFEMWERVD